The Fundidesulfovibrio terrae genomic sequence CTTTTCCAGGGCGTCGTAGTCGATGGTGCCGGTCTCCTTCTTCACGCCGTAGAAGACGACGTTGAAGAAGCGGCCGGAGAAGTTCACGGGGCTGCCGTGGGTGAGATGGCCGCCGTGGGAGAGGTCCATTCCCAGGATGGTGTCGCCGGGCTTGAGCACGGAGAAGTACACGCCCATGTTGGCCTGCGAGCCGGAGTGGGGCTGCACGTTGGCGTAGTCGCACCCGAAGATTTTCTTCACGCGGTCGCGGGCGAGGTCTTCGGCCACGTCCACGAATTCGCAGCCGCCGTAGTAGCGCTTGTGGGGGTATCCCTCGGCGTACTTGTGGGTCATGACCGACCCCTGCGCCTGGCGCACGGCGGAGGACACGAAGTTCTCCGAGGCGATGAGTTCCAGGCCGCTCATCTGGCGGTCGATCTCGCTGGCAATGGCGGCGGCGATTTCCGGGTCGCGGATGAAGATTTCGTCCATGGCTTCCTCTATGCTTTGAGTATTATTCGACCGACAGCTCGGTGAAGGCTGCGCTGTACGGCGATGGGTCCGCAAGGACCGGCGTGCCCGGCGAGTTCCAGGTCCTGTAAATGAATTTGATGGTGTTCCTACCCGCCTTGGCCGTGAAAGGCAATTCGTCTGCGGCGTTCGGGGTGAGCCATTTCCCTGGGGCTATTGGACCGATGGTCTTGAGGGCCTGCCCGTTGACCTCGATGCGTACCTGCTGGCCGGGCATGATGTTCAGCAGGCCGAAGCGCAGGCGGGCTTCGCGCTCGGCAGGCGCGGAGAATGTGACGGAGGTTTCCGGTCCGGTGGCCCACCGCCAGCGCTTGGGGCCGTCGGATTCGAGATCCCTGAGCCCCGTCACGGAGAGTTCCCGGTCGAGGTTGTCCGGGGCGAAGAAATCCAACCCCAGGCCAAGCGGCGTCACCGACAGCTGGAAGAAGGACATCAGGGAGAGGTTCCCCCCGGGATAGCCGGGGGTGGTGAGCGGCACATGGAACCTGAACCGCACGGTCAGTGTGGAAAACGGGGTGTAGCGCCTCAGGTACAATTTGGGTTCGAGCAGGACGAAATCCGCCTTTGGGGGCAGCTCCAAGCCCTTGTTGGCCAGGACGGGCACGGGTTGATCATCGTCGAACTGCGCCTCGATGGAGAATGTCCCGCCGCGCAGGCTGTTGCGGAACCGGGGGTGGATCTCGAGAGCGCAGGTGGCCGGGAGCGAATCATTTTTGAACACGAAGGAAAAAAAGCCGGTGTCGCCGTTGCGGGAAGGGTAGACGGAGTATCCCCGGTCGGAGAAGACGGTGATGTCGCGCAACTCGTGGACGTTGGCGAAAAACGAGTCGGGCTGGTTGGTGACGGTCGCGGTCTCCCGCAGGCGTAACGTTTGCGGGGTGAGACGCGGGATGGTCTTCTGCACCAGCCGGAAGGGGGGCAGTTCCGCCACGACGGTACCATCCTCAATATCGGGACGGGAAGCTATCGTGGTGATGGTCGTGCCCGTCCTGTCGGGAGCGAGGGAATTGCTCGTGAAATTCTGGTAGGGACAGATCTGGTCGATATACCAGCTGGTAGAGTAGTATTCCGTGTCGAATTGGGATCGGACGAATGTTCCCGGTGTGAGGAATTTCGGAAAATATGACACCAGGCTCTTCATGTTCGAGTCGACTTTGCAGAAGTTGCCCTCGTAGATGTAGTCGTTACTGAATATCTTTGAGGCAAGGGGCTGGGTCAGGGTGAACACGTTGGCCGAGCCAATCAGGAGGGCCACAAAGCAGGTAATCCACATCCTTACGTCGTTCAGCAGTGAGGACAGACAGAGTATGCAGAAGTATGGGATGAATATCAGATGCCAGGGATTGTAGTAGGACCCGTAGCGCAAGGCGATGATGACGGCCACGGGGAACAGCGAAGAGGAGGCGATGTAGTAGAAGAGTGGCCTGTTCGTCCGCAGAATCCTGAAAAGGCCGAGCAGGGCCAGGGCCGCGATTCCAAGGCGGATGAACGTGGAATCATGGAACGGAAAAAAGGCCCGGTTGAGGGCGGACCAGGTATTGGCGGCGACCTCCAGATAGGAGATCGATCCGGAAACCGGCTCGCGGCGCATCATTCCCAGCAGGAACGGGGTGACCGCCAGAAAGGGAAGCGTCACGGACAGGAGGAAGAACCAGGTCTTGCGTGAGCTGAGACGTTTGCCGTCGAGCAGGTAATAGGCCACCACCTGCGCCGGGAAAACGATGACGCTTATGAAGTGGGTAGAGTAGGCAAGAAAATTGACTGCGACCAGCTTGAGCCAGTCGTTTCGCGTGGACTCTCGCGCCAGCCGGCAGAACAACAGGCACGAGAGCGCGACAAGGCACAACCATATGGTGTATGGCCGCACCTGCCGGGAAAAGAGGATGAGGAAAGGGTCGGTGGCTACCAGGACCGAACCCACGATGGCCGCACGGGAAGAAAGGGTCTCCTTGAGCAGCTTAAAGCTGAGCCAGATGAGCAGCACTCCCGCGCCGAAGGCTGGAAGGCGCAGGATGAGATCCGAGTCGCCGCCCGCCATGAACGCCTTAACGAGCAGATGGAATCCTGGTGGGTGAACCTCGCAGCGCCTGCACCAGTCGAGAATGTATTCCACCGGATAGCGTGCCGTGAGGGGCACGACTAGTTCGTCCCAACGCAAAGGCGGGGCTTCGAGGTTCAAGAACCTCAAAACCCCGCCCATGAGCATGACAAAGATCAGGAAGCGGTTGGCTACCTTCTCGGCATCGTCAGTCACGCATTCCTGCCGAGAATTGGTCAACACGAGCGCGCCTACTCGTATTTCTTGAAAATCAAGCACGCATTGGTGCCGCCGAACCCGAAGGAGTCGTTCAGGACCGTGCGCACGGTGCGCTTCTTGGGCGCATTGGGCGTGTAGTCCAGATCGCACAGGGGATCGGGGGTCTCGTAGTTGATGGTGGGGGGCACCACGTCCTCCATGATGGATTTCACGGAGAAGACGCTTTCAATGGCTCCGGCCGCGCCGAGGCAGTGGCCGATCATGGACTTGTTGGACGTGACCGACAGCTTGTAGGCGTGGTCGCCGAACACGGTCTTGAGGGCCTGGGTCTCGCACTGGTCGTTCAGCTGCGTGGACGTGCCGTGCGCATTGACACAGTCGATGTCCTCGGGCTTCATGCCCGCCTCGCGCAGGGCGGCCGCCATGGCCAGGGCCGCGCCTTCGCCGGATTCCGGGGGGGCGGTCATGTGGTAGGCGTCGCCGGATGCGCCCATGCCCGCCACTTCGGCCAGTATCCTGGCTCCGCGGGCCTTGGCGAATTCGAGTTCCTCGAGCATGAGGATGCCCGCGCCCTCGCCCATGACGAAGCCGGTGCGGTCCTTTTCGAAGGGCCGCGAGGCCTTGGTGGGCTCGTCGTTGCGGGTGGAGAGGGCCTTGAGGGCGTTGAAACCGGAGAGGCCCAGGGCGGCGATGGTGGATTCCACGCCGCCGCAGATCATGGCCTTGGCCCGGCCGAGCATGATGTCGGTATAGGCGTAGCCCACCCCGTGCGCGCCCGAGGCGCAGGCCGTGGTGGTGCAGACGTTGGGCCCTTTCGCGCCGGTGAAGATGGCGGACTGCCCCGCGGCCATGTTGGCGATGAGCACCGGGATGAAGAAGGGCGACACCCTGCCCGGTCCACCGGCCAGGAGCTTCTTGTGCTGCTCCTCGATGGTGTGCAGGCCGCCCAGGCCGCAGCCGATGAGCGTGCCCACGAAGGGGGCCAGTTCGGGGGTGATTTCGAGCCCCGAGTCTTCCACGGCCATCATGGACGCCACAACGGCGTACTGGGTGAACAGGTCCATGCGCCGGGCCTGTTTGACCGGAATGTACTTGGACGGATCGAACCCCTTGACCTCGCAAGCGAAGGTCGTATCGAACCCGGAGGCGTCGAAACGGGTGATGGGACCCGCGCCGGACACGCCGTCCAGGAGGTTCTGCCAGCTGGTGGCGAGATCGTTGCCGATAGGCGTGATCGCACCCATGCCGGTGACGACGACACGATTGAGCTTCATGGGCATTGGCACCTTGAGGGAAAATAGGGCGGCCGGAAAACGGGTCCGGCCGCCAATGCTATGTTAGGCCTGCTTGGACGAGACGTAGTCGATGGCGTCCTGGACCTTGACGATCTTCTGGGCGTCCTCGTCGGCGATCTCGACGCCGAATTCCTCTTCCATGGCCATGATCAGCTCGGTGAGGTCCAGGGAATCGGCGCCCAGGTCGTCCACGAACTTGGCTTCGGGCTTGACCTCGTCGGCGGAAACTCCCAACTGGTCCACGATGATCTCTTTGACTTTTTCGGCGACGGACATGTTGCTCTCCTTGGAATAAGCGGGTGGTTGTTTTCGTTAGCGGTAAAGGCCGCCGTTGACGGCCAGCACCTGGCCGGTGACGTAGGCGGCCTCCGGCGAGGCGAGATAGGCAACAGCCGAGGCGACATCCTCGGGAGTGCCCATTTTTTTCAGCGGAATCTGCTCCAGGAAGGCGGCCTTGACCGCGTCGGGAAGCACTGCGGTCATGTCGCTCTCGATGAAGCCGGGAGCCACGGCGTTGACCGTGATGCCGCGCGGAGCCAGCTCCAGGGCGGCGGTCTTGGTGAGCCCGATGAGCCCGGCCTTGGCGGCCACGTAGTTGGCCTGCCCGGCGTTGCCCGACTGGCCCACCACGGAAACGATGTTCACGATGCGCCCGGCGCGGCGCTTCATCATGATCTTGGCGGCTTCGCGCAGGCAGGTGAAGGCTCCGGTGAGGTTCACGCCGATGACCCGGTCCCAGTCCTCGTCCTTCATGCGCACCAACAGGCCGTCCTTGGTGATGCCGGCGTTGTTCACCAGCACCTCAAGTTCCACCTTGCCCTCGATGTGCTCCTTGAAGAAGGAGGCCACCGCGCCCCGGTCGGAGACGTCCAGGGCCATGGCCTGGGCTTCGCCGCCCTCGGCCATGATGTGGGCGGCCACAGCCTTGGCCTCGTCGGGCTTGGAGACGTAGGTGAAGATGACGGAATAGCCGTTCTTGGCCAGACGTTTGGCCACGGCCGCGCCGATGCCGCGCGAGCCTCCGGTGACGAGAGCGGTGAGGCGGGGAGGGTTTTTCATGCTGGTTCCGGTATGAATTGAGGGTGCCTAACTCAATTGTTTAGCAAACTCAAACGTCATTTTCTAGACGAATTTGAGAAGCGCGGCGCCCCAGGTGAATCCGCCGCCGAACACGGTCAGCAGCACCCGCGCGCCGGGCTTGACCCGGCCTTCGGCCACGGCGTCGGCCAGGGCGATGGCCACGGACGCGGCCGAGGTGTTGCCGTAGCGGTCCACCGTGACCATGACCCGGTTGCCCGAGAACTTGAGCCGCTTGCCCACAGCCTCGATGATGCGCAGGTTGGCCTGGTGGGGGATGAACAGGTCGATGTCGTCCATGACCAGCCCGTTCTTCTCCACGATCTCCTCGCACACGGAGCCCATGGAGCGCACGGCGTTCTTGTAGACCTCGGGGCCGTTCATCTCGATGAAGAATTCGTCCTTGATGGTGTCGCCGAGCTTCATCGGCCAGCCCGAGCCGCCGCCCTTCACCGTGAGCAGGGGCCACAGGGAACCGTCGGCCTTGAGCACCACGTCCTCGATGACCGCCTGTCCGGGCTTGGGCTCGCGGTCGGAGACCACGATGGCGCCCGCGCCGTCGCCGAAAAGCACGCAGGTGGCCCGGTCGGCCCAGTTGGTGCGGCTGGTGGTGACTTCGGCGGCCGTGACCAGCACGGTGGAGCCGGGGCGCAGCGCCAGAGTCCCCCGGGCTGCCTCGATGGCGTAGAGGAAACCGGAGCAGGCCGCGTTCATGTCCACGCAGGCGCGTCCCCGGATGCCGAGCTTCTCCTGAAGGATGCAGGAGGCGGGCGGGCAGAACGCGTCCGGGGTGAAGGTGGCGTAGAAGATGTGGCTCAGGTCCGCCGCTTCGCGCCCGGCGCTTAACAGGGCGTTGGAGGCGGCCTTGGCGGCCAGGTCGCTGGAGGTCTCTCCGGGAGCGACGATGCGCCGCTCCTTGATTCCGGTGCGGGAGGTTATCCAGTCGTCGCTGGTGTCGACCATGGTTTCCAACTCGGCGTTGGTGAGCACACGATCGGGGACATGACGGCCAAAACCTTCGATAGTGAAGAGTCCGTGCATTGTGTGAGTCTTTTATTCGGCGTGGGCCGGGCGTTTGACGAAGTGGGCGAAGTCCTTGTTGGCGGCGAGGCCGGACTTGAGCTGGGCGGCAGCGTCCATGCTGATGAGCGTGCCGGCCATGTCCACGGCGTTGGCGATGGCCTTCTGGTTGGAGGCTCCGTGGCTGACGATGACCGTGCCGTTGAGCCCCAGAAGCGGCGCGCCGCCGTATTCGGCGTAGTCCATGAGCCTGGAGAAGCGCTTGAGGGCCGACAGGGCAAGGGTGGTGCCGATCTTGGCGAAGAAACCGCGCCTGAGCTCTCCCTTGAGGAGCCTGCCCAACGAAGACGCCAGTCCTTCGGCCTGCTTGATGACCACGTTGCCCACGAACCCGTCGCACACCACCACGTCCACCTCGCCGGTGAAGAGGTCGCGTCCCTCGATGTTTCCGACGAAGTCCAGCGAGGAGTTCTTGAACAGCTCGAAGGCTTCCTTGACCAACTGGTTGCCCTTGCCCTCCTCCTCACCGTTGGAGAGGATGGCCACCTCGGGGTGCGGGCGGTGCAGCAGGAGCCTGGCCATGACATCGGCCATGATGCCGAACTGCAGGAGGTTCAGGGCCTTGCAGTCCACGTTGGCTCCGGCGTCCACCAGCACAAGGGGGGCGCGCTCCGTGGGCAGGATGGTGGCCAGGGCAGGCCGATCCACGCCCTCGATGCGCCCCAGGGTGAAGAGGCTGCACGCCAGCACCACGCCGGTGTTCCCGGCGCTGATGAGTCCGTCGGCCTGGCCCTCCCGGACCAGGTTGCAGGCCACCTGGATGGACGAGTCCTTCTTCCTGCGCAAGGCCTCGGACGGCTTGTCGTGCATCTCCGCCACCTGGGTGGCGTGCACGACGCGCACGACGATGCCTCGCGTGTCGAGCTTGGAAAGCTCGGCAGCGATCCTGGGCTCGTCACCGACCAGAAGCAGGTCGAACTGCTTGCGCTTGGCGGCTTGCACGGCGCCGGGGACGACAACGTGGGGGCCGAAGTCCCCACCCATGGCGTCCACGGCGATACGGGGCCGGTTAGGACTGGGGTTCATCCCGCTTGAGCACCTGACGGCCCTTGTAGGTGCCGCAGCTGGGGCAGACCCTGTGAGGCAGGGCGGGCTCGCCGCAGGAGCACAGGATGACGTTGACGGCGGTCAGGGCGTCGTGGGAGCGGCGCATGCCCTTGCGGGACTTGGAGACTTTCTTCTTGGGGACGGCCATTTCCGTATACCTCTATATAATTAGTCTTTCTTGACAATGGTCAGGCCGCGCAGGGCGGCCATGCGCGGGTCCAGCTCGGCGCCGCCGCACTTGCACGGCCCCGCGTTGAGGTCCTGCCCGCAGGACGGGCACAGACCTTTGCAGTCCTCCGAGCACAACGGCTTCACCGGCAGGGCCAACACGAACTCTTCCCAGAGCAAGCCGCCGACGTCAAGCTCCAGGACGCGCCCCCGCCTTCTGAGCAGGGTGGGCTCCAGGGACTCTTCGCCGGGAATCGGCTCTTCCTCGAAGAGGTCGAAGCTCTGGTCCACGTCCACCCGCACCTCGCGGGTGCAGCGGTCGCACGGGGCGGAAACCGCTCCGGTGAGCCTGCCGCGCACAAGAGCCCCGCGCGGTTCGGGGGTCACCTTGAGCGTGGCCGTAAGCGGCGACGCGGGCGCGAAGTCCATGTTGAACTCGCGCAGGCCCTCGACCCAGAGCTCCTGGTCGTCGAAGTCGAACTCGCGGCCTTCAGCCGGTATGTCGGTTATGTCCAGCCAACGCTCGGCCATGGTTCTCCCTCCGGGAAACAAGGGTGAGTAATCGCGCCTTGGGGTTCTGTCAACAAAAAGCTTGCCAGGGCGAAAAAGTGCGTGTAAGCATCGCTTCCCTTTCGACGAGTATTTCATATTCCTGGGGTTTTCCCCGTTGGAGGTTTGATATGGCCAAGGTTTGTGAAAAGTGCGGCAAAAAGCCCCAGAGCGGCAACAATGTTTCCCACGCCAACAACAAGTCCAAGCGCCGCTTCGTGCCCAACCTGCGCCAGGTGCGTGCCCAGAAGGCCTCCGGCGAAGTGTGCACCATGACCGTGTGCACCCGTTGCCTGCGCTCCGGCACGGTGGTGAAGCCCGTCGTGCGTGAAAAGGCCGAGTAGGCTTTTTCGTTTTTTATTTCAGTCGATGACGCCGGACCGGGGAAACCCGGTCCGGCTTTTGTTGTTTCCGCACGTTCCTGAAGGACGGGCGCTTCCTGTCCCGAAACGAAAGGCCGGGCGGATGGTTCACATCCGCCCGGCTATGTACATTCGTTGCAGCGGCAAGCTCGCAGATGCGGCCTGCTTGGAGGACTCTCCAACGTGCGCGGGGATCAGCAGTTCGCCATCCCGTCCACTATCCTGCCGTCCTCCATGGCCACCACCCGGCCAGCCAGCTTGGCGTAGCCCAGGTCGTGGGTGACCATCACCAGGGTCACCCCTTCCTTGTTCAGATCGCGCAGGAGCTCGATGATGCCGTCGCCGTTTTTCTTGTCCAGGCTGCCCGTGGGCTCGTCCGCGAACATGACGCCCGGGCTCTTCACCAGGGCCCGCGCGATGGCCACGCGCTGCTGCTCGCCGCCCGAGAGCTTGCCCGGCAGGCGATCCTCCTTGCCCTTGAGCCCCACGCGCTCCAGGCAGGTGCGGGCCTTTTGCCTTATCTCCTCGCTCACGGGCCTTAAGCTGTTCATGTAGGGCAGCATCACATTCTCCACCGCCGTCAGGTAGGGCAGCAGGTGGTGCAGCTGGAAGATGATGGAGAAGTCCTGGTGGCGGAGTCCGTTGATCTGGCCCTCGCTCAGGGTCGAGACCTCGCGCCCCCGGTAGACCACCCGGCCCTGGTCGGGACGGAGCAGCGTGGAGAGCACATTCAGCAGGGTGGACTTGCCCGAGCCCGAACGGCCCACCACGCAGGCAAACTCGCCGTCCTCTATGTCCACGGACACCCCGCGCAGCACCTGGGTGTCGCCGAAAGTCTTGGATACCTCGATAGCTTGCAGCATGGCGCGCTCCTACAGCATGACCAGCGCCTGGCTGGGATCGGTGTTTGCGGCCTTCCAGGCGGGGATCACCGACGACAGGCAGGAGATCACCGCCACGCCGGAGAGGGTCAGGCCCAGGTGCCAGGGCTCCATGGCCAGGC encodes the following:
- a CDS encoding glycosyltransferase family 39 protein; the encoded protein is MTDDAEKVANRFLIFVMLMGGVLRFLNLEAPPLRWDELVVPLTARYPVEYILDWCRRCEVHPPGFHLLVKAFMAGGDSDLILRLPAFGAGVLLIWLSFKLLKETLSSRAAIVGSVLVATDPFLILFSRQVRPYTIWLCLVALSCLLFCRLARESTRNDWLKLVAVNFLAYSTHFISVIVFPAQVVAYYLLDGKRLSSRKTWFFLLSVTLPFLAVTPFLLGMMRREPVSGSISYLEVAANTWSALNRAFFPFHDSTFIRLGIAALALLGLFRILRTNRPLFYYIASSSLFPVAVIIALRYGSYYNPWHLIFIPYFCILCLSSLLNDVRMWITCFVALLIGSANVFTLTQPLASKIFSNDYIYEGNFCKVDSNMKSLVSYFPKFLTPGTFVRSQFDTEYYSTSWYIDQICPYQNFTSNSLAPDRTGTTITTIASRPDIEDGTVVAELPPFRLVQKTIPRLTPQTLRLRETATVTNQPDSFFANVHELRDITVFSDRGYSVYPSRNGDTGFFSFVFKNDSLPATCALEIHPRFRNSLRGGTFSIEAQFDDDQPVPVLANKGLELPPKADFVLLEPKLYLRRYTPFSTLTVRFRFHVPLTTPGYPGGNLSLMSFFQLSVTPLGLGLDFFAPDNLDRELSVTGLRDLESDGPKRWRWATGPETSVTFSAPAEREARLRFGLLNIMPGQQVRIEVNGQALKTIGPIAPGKWLTPNAADELPFTAKAGRNTIKFIYRTWNSPGTPVLADPSPYSAAFTELSVE
- the fabF gene encoding beta-ketoacyl-ACP synthase II, producing the protein MKLNRVVVTGMGAITPIGNDLATSWQNLLDGVSGAGPITRFDASGFDTTFACEVKGFDPSKYIPVKQARRMDLFTQYAVVASMMAVEDSGLEITPELAPFVGTLIGCGLGGLHTIEEQHKKLLAGGPGRVSPFFIPVLIANMAAGQSAIFTGAKGPNVCTTTACASGAHGVGYAYTDIMLGRAKAMICGGVESTIAALGLSGFNALKALSTRNDEPTKASRPFEKDRTGFVMGEGAGILMLEELEFAKARGARILAEVAGMGASGDAYHMTAPPESGEGAALAMAAALREAGMKPEDIDCVNAHGTSTQLNDQCETQALKTVFGDHAYKLSVTSNKSMIGHCLGAAGAIESVFSVKSIMEDVVPPTINYETPDPLCDLDYTPNAPKKRTVRTVLNDSFGFGGTNACLIFKKYE
- the acpP gene encoding acyl carrier protein — its product is MSVAEKVKEIIVDQLGVSADEVKPEAKFVDDLGADSLDLTELIMAMEEEFGVEIADEDAQKIVKVQDAIDYVSSKQA
- the fabG gene encoding 3-oxoacyl-[acyl-carrier-protein] reductase, producing MKNPPRLTALVTGGSRGIGAAVAKRLAKNGYSVIFTYVSKPDEAKAVAAHIMAEGGEAQAMALDVSDRGAVASFFKEHIEGKVELEVLVNNAGITKDGLLVRMKDEDWDRVIGVNLTGAFTCLREAAKIMMKRRAGRIVNIVSVVGQSGNAGQANYVAAKAGLIGLTKTAALELAPRGITVNAVAPGFIESDMTAVLPDAVKAAFLEQIPLKKMGTPEDVASAVAYLASPEAAYVTGQVLAVNGGLYR
- a CDS encoding beta-ketoacyl-ACP synthase III translates to MHGLFTIEGFGRHVPDRVLTNAELETMVDTSDDWITSRTGIKERRIVAPGETSSDLAAKAASNALLSAGREAADLSHIFYATFTPDAFCPPASCILQEKLGIRGRACVDMNAACSGFLYAIEAARGTLALRPGSTVLVTAAEVTTSRTNWADRATCVLFGDGAGAIVVSDREPKPGQAVIEDVVLKADGSLWPLLTVKGGGSGWPMKLGDTIKDEFFIEMNGPEVYKNAVRSMGSVCEEIVEKNGLVMDDIDLFIPHQANLRIIEAVGKRLKFSGNRVMVTVDRYGNTSAASVAIALADAVAEGRVKPGARVLLTVFGGGFTWGAALLKFV
- the plsX gene encoding phosphate acyltransferase PlsX; translation: MNPSPNRPRIAVDAMGGDFGPHVVVPGAVQAAKRKQFDLLLVGDEPRIAAELSKLDTRGIVVRVVHATQVAEMHDKPSEALRRKKDSSIQVACNLVREGQADGLISAGNTGVVLACSLFTLGRIEGVDRPALATILPTERAPLVLVDAGANVDCKALNLLQFGIMADVMARLLLHRPHPEVAILSNGEEEGKGNQLVKEAFELFKNSSLDFVGNIEGRDLFTGEVDVVVCDGFVGNVVIKQAEGLASSLGRLLKGELRRGFFAKIGTTLALSALKRFSRLMDYAEYGGAPLLGLNGTVIVSHGASNQKAIANAVDMAGTLISMDAAAQLKSGLAANKDFAHFVKRPAHAE
- the rpmF gene encoding 50S ribosomal protein L32, which translates into the protein MAVPKKKVSKSRKGMRRSHDALTAVNVILCSCGEPALPHRVCPSCGTYKGRQVLKRDEPQS
- a CDS encoding YceD family protein, coding for MAERWLDITDIPAEGREFDFDDQELWVEGLREFNMDFAPASPLTATLKVTPEPRGALVRGRLTGAVSAPCDRCTREVRVDVDQSFDLFEEEPIPGEESLEPTLLRRRGRVLELDVGGLLWEEFVLALPVKPLCSEDCKGLCPSCGQDLNAGPCKCGGAELDPRMAALRGLTIVKKD
- the rpmB gene encoding 50S ribosomal protein L28; this translates as MAKVCEKCGKKPQSGNNVSHANNKSKRRFVPNLRQVRAQKASGEVCTMTVCTRCLRSGTVVKPVVREKAE
- a CDS encoding ABC transporter ATP-binding protein is translated as MLQAIEVSKTFGDTQVLRGVSVDIEDGEFACVVGRSGSGKSTLLNVLSTLLRPDQGRVVYRGREVSTLSEGQINGLRHQDFSIIFQLHHLLPYLTAVENVMLPYMNSLRPVSEEIRQKARTCLERVGLKGKEDRLPGKLSGGEQQRVAIARALVKSPGVMFADEPTGSLDKKNGDGIIELLRDLNKEGVTLVMVTHDLGYAKLAGRVVAMEDGRIVDGMANC